From a region of the Methanolobus tindarius DSM 2278 genome:
- a CDS encoding ORC1-type DNA replication protein has translation MQSKSLDGLFQELLENEPIFKNKEVLRHSYTPDSLVHRDDQINSLASILVSALRGDTPSNILIYGKTGTGKTAVTRHVGIELERKGESLGLSCKVVYLNCEVIDTQYRLLANLTRQFGEDVPMTGWPTDQVFFKFKETIDNERQVVIIILDEIDKLIKKGDDVLYNLSRINTDLEKAKVSMIGVSNDLKFTEFLDPRVKSSLGEEEIIFPPYDADQISDILHERAQIAYKPDALDEMVIPLCAAFAAQEHGDARRALDLLRVAGEIAERENKSRVEEQHVKGAQEKIEIDRVIEVVRTLPTQSKLALYSVMLLRNNGYKNVTTGEVYNVYRQLCLQVDMDILTQRRVTDLMSELDMLGIVNAVVVSKGRYGRTKEIVLSVPINSTKKVLFEDYRLKPLEFFKPVLTTQLHL, from the coding sequence ATGCAAAGTAAATCATTAGATGGCCTGTTCCAGGAATTACTGGAAAATGAACCTATTTTTAAAAACAAAGAGGTTTTAAGACATTCATACACTCCTGATTCGCTTGTCCACCGTGACGATCAAATCAATAGCCTTGCTTCTATTCTTGTTTCAGCACTCAGGGGAGATACACCTTCTAACATTCTTATTTACGGAAAAACAGGTACAGGAAAAACAGCTGTTACAAGACATGTTGGAATTGAGCTTGAAAGAAAAGGCGAGTCTCTGGGACTTTCATGTAAAGTTGTCTACCTTAATTGTGAAGTAATCGACACGCAGTATAGACTTCTTGCAAATCTCACAAGACAGTTTGGTGAAGACGTCCCGATGACCGGATGGCCTACTGACCAGGTCTTCTTCAAATTCAAGGAAACAATCGATAATGAAAGACAGGTTGTTATTATTATTCTGGACGAAATTGATAAGCTGATAAAAAAAGGCGATGATGTTCTTTACAATCTTTCAAGAATCAACACAGATCTTGAAAAGGCAAAAGTCAGTATGATTGGCGTTTCCAACGACCTCAAATTTACAGAATTCCTTGATCCAAGAGTAAAGAGTTCACTTGGAGAAGAAGAAATTATTTTCCCACCATACGATGCTGATCAGATTAGTGATATCCTGCATGAGAGAGCCCAGATTGCTTACAAGCCAGATGCACTGGATGAAATGGTAATTCCACTTTGTGCTGCTTTTGCAGCTCAGGAACATGGTGATGCGAGACGCGCTCTTGACCTTCTCAGGGTTGCAGGGGAAATTGCAGAACGGGAAAATAAATCACGTGTTGAGGAACAGCATGTAAAAGGCGCTCAGGAAAAGATTGAGATTGATCGCGTCATCGAAGTTGTGCGCACGCTTCCCACACAATCAAAGCTTGCACTCTACAGTGTAATGCTTCTGAGAAACAATGGTTACAAGAATGTTACAACCGGAGAAGTCTACAATGTGTATCGTCAGCTCTGTCTTCAGGTGGATATGGATATTTTAACACAGCGCAGGGTAACGGATCTCATGTCAGAGCTTGATATGCTTGGTATTGTCAATGCAGTTGTCGTCAGCAAAGGAAGATACGGCAGGACAAAAGAAATAGTATTAAGTGTCCCTATAAACAGTACGAAAAAAGTATTGTTTGAGGATTACAGGCTTAAACCACTTGAGTTCTTCAAACCTGTTCTCACAACACAGTTGCATCTTTAA
- a CDS encoding DNA-directed DNA polymerase II small subunit, translating into MNEIDVLTAFIEEGYQISPEAVDLICSHCSPGELVAYVLEHIDLSVLVIDVEHIDLESFNSSLHVNEETFKLSEELSPELEKSYNYNDSHDTNGSYDSYSSYQTSPISGFKSNYCNVDSPISILSDITDNSTCVGEYMEFVQFFRNRYTRLSDIIRGRITARPIESLKKGKGTNFRGSREAGEVSIIGMISDMKSTSNGHKILEVEDPTGSFSVLIRSADKDLFEQASHFVLDEVVGFTGTLTNDGNLMIAQKVTLPDLPAVNPKKTGSFGKAVLTSDIHIGSNTFLEEPWERFLDFLNGDTDNEALLEISKEIRYLLVAGDLVDGVGIYPGQENELSIMDVYDQYKKAGEYFHMIPKHIKIIISPGNHDAVRQAEPQPRLPECIRDYFPENVTFVGNPSIVDLDGVKVMLYHGRSIDDLVSSVPGVSYTEPTKAMVEMMKFRHLSPIYGSRVSIAPEKKDYFVIGNVPDILHCGHVHTIGVEWYKNALLINSGTWQDQTEFQKRVNVVPTPAQVPVVDLETLKTTILKFNE; encoded by the coding sequence ATGAATGAAATTGATGTGCTTACAGCCTTTATTGAAGAAGGCTATCAGATAAGTCCTGAAGCAGTGGACCTTATATGTTCTCATTGTTCCCCCGGGGAACTTGTGGCTTACGTACTTGAACACATAGATCTTTCTGTGCTTGTTATTGATGTCGAACACATTGATCTGGAAAGTTTCAATTCATCACTTCATGTAAATGAAGAGACATTTAAGTTATCAGAAGAACTTTCTCCTGAACTGGAAAAATCCTACAATTACAATGATTCTCATGATACAAATGGTTCTTATGATTCATATTCATCCTACCAGACATCTCCAATATCAGGTTTCAAGAGTAATTACTGTAATGTTGACAGTCCAATTTCCATACTTTCTGATATTACCGACAATTCAACGTGTGTCGGTGAGTACATGGAATTTGTTCAGTTTTTCAGGAACAGGTATACAAGACTTAGTGATATCATACGCGGCAGGATAACAGCCCGACCTATTGAGAGTCTGAAAAAAGGCAAAGGAACTAACTTCAGAGGAAGCCGCGAAGCAGGGGAAGTTTCTATAATAGGCATGATCTCTGATATGAAAAGCACCAGTAATGGTCATAAGATTCTTGAGGTCGAAGACCCCACAGGCTCATTTTCAGTCCTTATACGCTCTGCTGACAAAGATCTTTTTGAGCAGGCCAGCCATTTTGTTCTGGATGAGGTTGTGGGGTTCACAGGAACTCTCACAAATGACGGCAACTTAATGATAGCACAGAAAGTCACGCTTCCGGACCTTCCTGCGGTAAATCCAAAAAAGACCGGAAGCTTTGGAAAAGCAGTTCTCACATCTGATATCCACATAGGAAGCAACACTTTCCTTGAAGAACCATGGGAACGTTTCCTTGATTTCCTCAATGGGGATACTGATAACGAAGCCCTGCTGGAGATTTCTAAGGAAATACGTTATCTTCTTGTTGCAGGTGATCTTGTGGATGGAGTTGGCATTTATCCGGGACAGGAAAATGAGCTTTCCATCATGGATGTATACGACCAGTACAAAAAAGCCGGTGAATACTTCCACATGATCCCAAAACACATCAAGATAATTATTTCTCCTGGAAACCATGATGCAGTTCGCCAGGCAGAGCCACAGCCAAGACTTCCTGAATGCATCAGGGACTATTTCCCTGAGAATGTTACATTCGTAGGAAATCCATCTATTGTTGATCTTGATGGTGTAAAAGTGATGCTCTACCACGGGCGTTCAATTGATGATCTGGTGTCTTCAGTTCCAGGTGTGTCATATACTGAACCCACAAAAGCAATGGTAGAAATGATGAAATTCAGGCACCTTTCACCAATTTATGGAAGCCGTGTTTCCATTGCACCTGAAAAGAAGGATTATTTTGTTATTGGAAATGTACCTGATATACTGCATTGCGGCCATGTGCATACCATTGGTGTGGAATGGTACAAGAATGCCCTGCTGATAAATTCAGGAACATGGCAGGACCAGACTGAGTTTCAGAAAAGAGTAAATGTTGTACCGACACCTGCACAGGTGCCGGTGGTTGATCTTGAAACACTGAAGACCACTATTCT
- a CDS encoding signal peptidase I, whose amino-acid sequence MNLKETYHVFKESDNFFVSLARDILTVLLAVLVFATFSQIVFGMWTPMVAVESGSMEPHMNIGDIIFIQSIDRTEIVTYEEGMNNDNYTTFEKYGNVILYKPYGQEGVTPIIHRAMYYVEEGEPMWDGGPAAPYAGYITKGDNQITNKYYDQQGQVSYLMPVKEDWVIGVARYRVPYIGYLRLLLPGF is encoded by the coding sequence ATGAATTTAAAAGAAACCTACCATGTTTTCAAAGAAAGTGACAATTTCTTTGTTTCGCTTGCCCGGGACATTCTGACTGTTCTGTTAGCCGTATTGGTATTTGCAACTTTCTCTCAGATTGTTTTCGGTATGTGGACACCTATGGTTGCAGTGGAATCCGGAAGCATGGAACCACATATGAATATCGGTGATATCATATTCATCCAGAGCATCGACAGGACTGAAATTGTCACTTATGAAGAAGGCATGAATAACGATAATTACACTACCTTCGAAAAATACGGTAATGTAATACTTTATAAACCATACGGACAGGAAGGTGTGACCCCGATTATTCACAGGGCTATGTATTACGTTGAAGAAGGAGAGCCTATGTGGGATGGTGGTCCTGCTGCGCCTTATGCCGGTTACATTACAAAAGGTGACAACCAAATTACCAACAAATACTATGATCAACAGGGACAAGTCAGTTACCTGATGCCTGTTAAGGAAGACTGGGTAATTGGCGTTGCACGTTACAGAGTTCCATATATTGGATATCTGAGACTGCTACTTCCTGGTTTCTGA